A region of the Hemitrygon akajei chromosome 11, sHemAka1.3, whole genome shotgun sequence genome:
CCTGCAGCAATATTCTGCAACCATTGTCCCCTCTTGTCTCACACAGTCATTTCACCTATCAAAGCCAAGGAAAGATTTCTAGTTCAAACTCGTGCACACTGAAGCCACAATAGAACTGAAaggtaaataaaaaaaataagagtTAAGATGTTCAAATGATGTCGAAAGCAGAAAGAGTCAGTCAAACCAAAACTGCACTTTTCCTTAgaaattttggtaagcatttagtcTCTGAAACTCCACATGACTCCAATACTACAAGGGGACTACTGGAACCCGAAATGAACAGTGCAAGTAGGTGAACGTCCATCTTACACCACTTCTTTGGGCTCATGTTAGTCTCCTTGTGATGATACTGAAGCTGTACCCTTGCAGAATTTCAGAGTCAGAAATATGAATCATTCTCTGaactactgtatttcattagatCAATACAGCCTGCTCAAAGTAAAAAATTCAAGCCTTTTCCCTATCTGAAAGTGTTATTGCGATGTTCTGTTGATTACTGTGTAACTAAAGGAACTATTTAAAATGTTTGTTTTGTTTGCTTTGAAATGCAGTGGTGCACACTGGGCATTGCTGTTATAAATCAGGATGTAACCTCTTTGGCAACTGTTCTCTTGTCGCTAACAACAAAAATCCAAAACCACTCTCCCTGATTGTTTCATTTAGTGCACGTTTGTTGCAACATCTCAAGTGCATACTTGGATATTGTTCATTCGTCTCAGAAACATTGAAGTTCCATTCTGTAAGTAATATCTGCTGTGCTGTTACTATTTTGTTAAGCCAGATATGTTCAGTTAGAAGGTAAAGCCTGGATTTGAGTGAATAGGAGGATAAATCTAAATGTTGGAGCTTAAAGCAACCAGAAATTAGGCACCAAATTTTCCACCATCAGTTTATAATCCCAAATGTTGCCCGACCTACCACAGATACACAGAAGCAGAAGGGTGGGGCCCTGCTCCCATGATAGTCCCCAATCCGCAACGTATCAAATGTAGAAGAACGGTATCTAAAATTGGTAAAGGGGGACCGTCATGGGGAACTTTGTTCACCTTTCTAAAACTTTCCCAAGCTGCCATTTTAATTGTTTTGTCTCCCTTGCGTCAGTGAAAAACTTGAATTTACTTTAAATGGTAGTCCTAACAAAACTAAATGTTGGATATGTTTTGGAAACACTTTTTTATGTTGAGGAGAGGATGCAGatctcaaaaaaaaaattaaatattggTGTAAGCTAACATAGAGAAGTGATCCTTTCCAAGACACACCAGAGAGATTATAAAGTTTACAAaaaacaagctgccagaagaacTCACCAAGTCAAACAACATCAGTGGAGGTGAACAAATGGTTGACGTTGCTCTatattccagtgtctgcagtcccTTGTATCATCACACagctttttcagttctgatgaaacagccaaaatattgactgtttcttTTTCTGCAGATATAGCCTAACCAGCTGAGTTTTTCAggtatacacgaggaaatctgcagatgttggaaattcaagcaacacacacaaaatgctggtggaacacagcaggccaggcagcatctatagggagaagcactgttgacgcttcgggccgagacccttcgtcaggactaactgaaaggaaagatagtaagagagttgaaagtaagagggggagggggagatccgaaatgatagaagaccggagggtgtggggtgaagctaagagctggaagggtgattggcaaaagggatacagagctggagaagggaaaggatcatgggacgggaggcctagggagaaagaaagggggaggggagcaccagagggagatggaaaacaggcagcatgatgggcagagagagaaaaaaaggggggaggagggaaaaaactaaatatatcagggatggggtaagaaggggaggaggggcattaatggaagttagagaagtcaatgttcatgccatcaggttggaggctacccagacggaatataaggtgctgttcctccaacctgagtgtgggttcatcttgacagtagaggaggccatggatagacatatcagaatgggaatgggaggtgtaATTAAAATGTGTAAAATGTAGAATTAAAATTTCAGCTATTTTCTGTTTCTGATCCAGTTATTAATCATGGATATTGATCAGCAGAAGCCTAGTAATGGATTGTCTAAAAATACCTTTTGAAAAAGTGGTAAATACAGAGTCAAATATTTTAATAGATGTTATATTAAGTGATTTGCACAGCAATAAATTAGTTTAGCATGTCAGTTCCtacagacatttttaaaaataagcaAACCAAACAGCTTTTTTATTTTTCAGGTATGAAACAGATCAATAATAATGGACTCATTTGAAGCCTCAAAACTCAAAGAAAAGCGAGTGAGAATAATGCATAACCTACAAGTGAAGTTCTGCTAAAGACAGGACCACTGCTAAAGTGTCACAGTGGATTAGGTATGGTGACAGTGCAGCACTTGAGTCATCTATCACAGGAAGCATCACAAATATGTCAAGATATTAAGAATATTGGAAACCTTGCTCAATTCCATCAAAATGAGTTCCTGTATAAAATTGCAAACCCATATGGTGATAGTTCTAATGACTTAAGTGGTACCATTGGTGTTTGGATGGGACTATTTATATTGTTAGTGTCAGCTCACCATGGGTCTGTGTATTGAAGCAGTCTGATCAAGTATTAAAATCGCTGTACTATGTTCAGCACCAGGGAAGAAGTAAAAAGCCTTTCCTACCAGAAGACATAACTCTTACTAGGAGTGGAATGGTGGCAGTTACTGATATGATGGGTGGAGCTGTTCGAATCTTCAATTCACATTCAAGTTTCTCCGAAGGAGAATGAAAAAATATTGGGAAAATTGATTGTCCCAAAGGTATAGATATAGACCCTTCTGGAAAGCTCTTTGTGGCTGATTATACAGCAAAGTTCATTATTTTGCTATTGATCATGCCTTCAGGCTGCTGAAAGCACAAACTATCACAGGTCTAAGGGAGCCCAGATACATATGTTCAACATATGATGAGAGAATAGTAGTGAGTGAAGAGTGTGATGATGCTAAGGTGTATGGAAGAAACCTAAAATTCATGCATTCAATTGGCCTAAAATATCTTCAGTCATTTGGTAATCCTGCTGGGATATGTGCCAATACTGAAGGGAACGTCATGGTCGCAGATGAGCagaaatgaaatgtaatgcttTTTCCAAAGAAATGGATCTCCCGTATGTATTGTGTCTGAAGGCCTCAAAAAGCCTACAATTTTGTCCTGCTCAAGCAATGGTCAAGTGTTTGTTGTGGATACTGGAAACAACTGTATAAAAGTCTTCAAGTACAAAGTAACTCCATATTATGGTTCAGCAAAAAATTAGACCACTTAACTGTTCTCATAAAAACAGCGAGAAAATAATGATAATCTGCTtggaaatttgaagaaatttgaAGAAACATACATCATACATAGTAAAATATTCAAAGCTACTTTCTCAGAACAATATTAAAAGCCAACTTGGGATTAAAATACACATAATTGAGACACAGTTATTAATATTTGAACTAAATCTCATAAAACTAAATATCAATGCCAATCTGGCAATCAACAAATCTATCATTTTCTCTGCATGAATAATAGTTTTGCAAATATCAATTACAATTTATAATTCTTGTAATACTTCCAACAACCGAACTTAAAATGCCCTTAAATACATTGTATTTCCCAATTCTCTCCCCTCATTGGTCTGAATCAATAAGTTAACTTAATTCTCAAAGCATGATCATCTAAACACATAATTTTGCATGTTGTGTcaagaacattaaaaaaaaaagcaaaaatagcCATGATGATTGAATGGGTTTCTTCTGTACCAAAACGATTCTATGCAAAATGATATTATAATAAAAATATACTTTACAAATTACTATGTTTTTTTCACTGCATTGGTATTAAACAGCAAAAGAGTCCTTAATATTTCATGAACAGGATCGATCTCAGTAAGTGCTCTATTAGTAAATAGGTTTTAGGAAAGGGGTTTCCTGATAGTCAATTTTAGAGTAATGTTTATGAATGAATCATGTGAATATCCTCTCTGATACATTAATTAAAGTAGTGGGTATAAAGGCATACTGACCAACAAATTTCCACTCCTTAATTTTGCCTGCCATCTTAATGTCACTTTAAAGCAATAGGAACTATCCTACAATTGTCATCAAAGCAACTTACCTAATAGAATATCTATCAGCAGTTGAAGTCTAACCACTCTCTTGCTGGGAGTGTAAGTGGCAATCAAAAATTAGTCACAAACAGATGGGGAAGCTGATTGTCACACACCCTAGTTACAGTCAGATTaacccacaaacacacatgcgAATAACTGTGTAACCCAAGCTAAGATggaacaataaatgaacttgaacatcccaccataatcccacaaaagcattttaacacaagaacaataatgCTGCGAGAAGCTGTCAACCACGCGCCCCCCCCCAACTGGAGTGCCACACTGCCCCCACTTGTGGA
Encoded here:
- the LOC140735100 gene encoding LOW QUALITY PROTEIN: NHL-repeat-containing protein 4-like (The sequence of the model RefSeq protein was modified relative to this genomic sequence to represent the inferred CDS: deleted 1 base in 1 codon; substituted 1 base at 1 genomic stop codon), which encodes MHSIGLKYLQSFGNPAGICANTEGNVMVADEQKXNVMLFPRNGSPVCIVSEGLKKPTILSCSSNGQVFVVDTGNNCIKVFKYKVTPYYGSAKN